In Coregonus clupeaformis isolate EN_2021a chromosome 7, ASM2061545v1, whole genome shotgun sequence, one genomic interval encodes:
- the LOC121569172 gene encoding gamma-soluble NSF attachment protein — protein MAAKINEAHDHIAKAEKYLKTSFMKWKPDYDSAASEYSKAAVAFKNAKMLEEAKEAYLQEAEAHTNNKTLFHAAKALEAAGMMLKDMQRIPEAIQYIERASMMYVENGTPDTAALALDRAGKLIESQDLAKAVDLYQKAASVFENEDRLRQAVEMLGKASRLLVRQHKLDEAAVSIQKEKNMYKEIENYPTCFKKTIAQVLVHLHRKDFVAADKCVRESYSLPGFSGSEDCIGLEQLLQGYDQQDDDQVQRVCNSPLFKYMDNDYAKLSISLRVPGGGKKKKAPAAAADAGEGRAGAGEADEDEYAGGLC, from the exons ATGGCTGCGAAAATCAACGAGGCGCACGACCACATTGCCAAGGCTGAAAAATA TTTAAAGACtagcttcatgaaatggaagCCTGACTATGACAGTGCTGCATCAGAGTACTCAAAAGCAG CTGTTGCCTTTAAAAATGCCAAGATGCTTGAAGAAGCGAAGGAGGCATACCTGCAAGAGGCAGAGGCACATACCAACAACAAAAC ACTATTCCATGCTGCCAA AGCACTTGAGGCAGCTGGTATGATGCTCAAG GACATGCAGAGGATACCAGAGGCTATACAGTATATTGAGAGAGCGAGCATGATGTATGTAGAGAACGGCACACCAGACACTGCAGCCTTGGCCCTCGACAGAGCTGGAAA GCTAATCGAATCACAGGATCTAGCAAAAGCAGTGGATCTGTACCAGAAAGCTGCATCAGTGTTTGAG AACGAGGACCGTCTACGTCAAGCTGTAGAGATGCTGGGGAAAGCATCAAGACTTCTCGTCAGGCAACACAA GCTTGATGAAGCAGCAGTGTCGATTCAGAAGGAGAAGAACATGTATAAAGAAATAGAGAATTACCCAACGTGTTTTAAG AAAACCATTGCCCAAGTGCTAGTCCACCTTCACAGGAAGGACTTCGTAGCAGCAGATAAATGTGTTCGAGAGAGTTACAG TCTGCCAGGCTTCAGTGGGAGCGAGGACTGTATTGGCTTGGAGCAGCTCTTACAGGGCTACGACCAGCAGGATGATGACCAAGTGCAGCGCGTCTGTAACTCGCCCTTATTTAAGTACATGGACAACGAT TATGCCAAGTTGTCCATCAGCCTGAGGGTTCCAGGGGGTGGTAAGAAGAAGAAGGCTCCCGCTGCAGCTGCCGATGCTGGGGAAGGAAGAGCGGGGGCAGGGGAGGCTGACGAGGATGAGTACGCCGGTGGGCTATGTTAG